The following coding sequences are from one Gossypium hirsutum isolate 1008001.06 chromosome A12, Gossypium_hirsutum_v2.1, whole genome shotgun sequence window:
- the LOC107930988 gene encoding transcription factor TCP18: protein MYPSNSNGSSEEPINDHSFFHFVTDSKQEDPSFGFFNFPSPYYSQCELEQVFQDQDHDAFLHQHHDLLFHHEQYQQPLMADSVSGTIVNVPATSAVDCTKKKSNNHNTDAEVKQQKRSSSKRDRHSKINTANGPRDRRMRLSLDVAREFFGLQDMLGYDKASRTVEWLLIQARHEIMKLARTRVSHNNNNSVAAAAAAAVAKSPSSTSEGEVVSALEGTISKGKPTEKRVKKTTFQFHPLARDLREKARARAKARTKAKNMWNQKLCGSTDENKLSSWCSFQTGEESSIQHHHHNKKINPSLQQVAGGDMIDESLAIINKWNPNSMFNCLQNSGINQEHQITGFLPFGKPWEGYNNKI from the exons ATGTATCCTTCAAACAGCAATGGCAGCAGTGAAGAACCAATTAATGACCATTCGTTCTTTCATTTCGTTACGGATTCTAAACAGGAAGATCCTTCTTTTGGTTTCTTCAATTTCCCCTCTCCGTATTATAGTCAATGTGAGCTTGAACAAGTGTTTCAAGACCAAGACCATGATGCTTTCCTTCACCAACATCATGATCTATTGTTTCATCACGAACAATACCAACAGCCATTAATGGCTGATTCGGTTTCGGGCACCATCGTTAACGTGCCTGCAACTTCAGCCGTGGACTGCACCAAGAAGAAGAGCAACAATCATAATACCGACGCTGAAGTAAAGCAGCAAAAGCGGTCGTCTTCTAAGAGAGACCGACACAGCAAGATCAACACGGCGAATGGACCAAGAGACCGGAGGATGAGGTTGTCCCTCGATGTAGCTCGTGAGTTCTTTGGTTTGCAAGACATGTTAGGCTACGACAAAGCTAGTAGGACCGTGGAATGGTTGCTCATACAGGCGAGGCACGAAATCATGAAGCTAGCCAGAACCCGTGTTTCCCATAATAATAACAACAGCGTTGCAGCAGCGGCAGCGGCGGCTGTTGCAAAgagtccatcttcgacttccgaGGGTGAAGTGGTGTCTGCTTTAGAAGGTACCATCTCTAAAGGGAAACCTACAGAGAAAAGGGTTAAAAAAACCACTTTCCAGTTCCACCCTCTTGCAAGGGATTTAAGGGAAAAGGCAAGAGCAAGGGCAAAGGCAAGAACCAAAGCAAAGAACATGTGGAATCAAAAGCTATGTGGTAGTACTGATGAGAACAAACTCAGTTCATGGTGTTCTTTTCAGACAGGTGAAGAATCTAGTATCCAACACCACCACCACAACAAGAAGATCAACCCTTCTTTGCAACAGGTTGCTGGTGGTGATATGATTGATGAATCTTTAGCAATTATTAACAAATGGAACCCCAATTCCATGTTCAATTGTCTACAAAACTCTGGAATTAACCAAGAG CATCAGATCACTGGGTTTCTGCCCTTTGGCAAACCATGGGAAGGCTACAACAATAAAATTTAG